A single window of Sulfurovum sp. UBA12169 DNA harbors:
- a CDS encoding ABC transporter ATP-binding protein, whose translation MERLEVRGLNHSFGFFRVLEDINFTLEKGKVISIVGPSGGGKTTLLHLCAGLLDLTEGEIVNTFKSSSFAFQEPRLLPWKSVLDNIALGLIAKGVCKKEAEIRATDIALEFGLELKDLEKFPKDLSGGMKQRVSFARALVVEPSLLFLDEPFSALDIGLKKELQNHLIDYIAHHNLTILFITHDIMEAIRLSNKILLLKSDPGKIVKRITIDTPQIERTDKEVFDRMVELLKDQDILNTFELEIK comes from the coding sequence ATGGAGAGACTAGAAGTTAGAGGGTTAAACCATTCGTTTGGATTTTTCAGAGTTTTGGAAGATATCAATTTTACGCTTGAAAAAGGAAAAGTGATCTCCATTGTGGGGCCCAGCGGCGGAGGAAAAACAACACTGTTGCATCTTTGTGCAGGGTTGCTTGACCTTACCGAAGGCGAGATTGTCAATACCTTCAAAAGCAGCTCTTTTGCTTTTCAGGAGCCAAGGCTTCTGCCATGGAAAAGCGTACTGGACAATATCGCTTTGGGGCTTATCGCCAAAGGGGTTTGCAAAAAAGAGGCTGAGATAAGAGCTACGGATATCGCGCTTGAATTTGGACTTGAGCTTAAAGACCTGGAGAAATTTCCCAAAGATTTAAGCGGGGGCATGAAGCAAAGGGTGAGTTTTGCCAGAGCACTGGTCGTCGAGCCCAGTTTGCTTTTTTTGGATGAACCTTTTTCGGCACTGGATATCGGACTGAAAAAAGAGCTTCAAAATCATCTGATAGACTATATCGCACACCACAATTTGACGATTTTGTTTATTACGCATGATATCATGGAGGCGATTCGTTTGAGTAATAAAATATTGCTTCTCAAAAGCGATCCTGGAAAGATAGTCAAACGTATCACGATTGATACGCCGCAAATCGAAAGAACTGATAAAGAGGTATTTGACAGGATGGTTGAGCTGCTCAAAGATCAAGATATACTCAATACATTTGAACTGGAGATCAAATAA
- a CDS encoding ABC transporter permease, producing the protein MKFILKILKDFPWFLWSGWGAVASIFLFIALWDVGYQLYGDLVLPSPKETFSTVVGFFSDEYIIKDMILTLTRAIIGFAAALVLGSVLGLMAGFFATASVMSRPVVTILVGMPPIAWVVLAMIWFGMGDTSVIFTVVIASFPIVFVGAMQGTRTIEGELKEMVDSFGLSLWQKFTNLYFPHIFSYIFPAWVSGLGMSWKIVVMAELLSSSDGIGAALAVARSQLDTTVALALVVVMIGSLLFLEYIVLEPIKKEVEAWRD; encoded by the coding sequence ATGAAATTTATTTTAAAAATACTTAAAGATTTTCCGTGGTTTTTATGGAGCGGGTGGGGCGCGGTAGCTTCTATCTTTTTGTTTATCGCTCTTTGGGATGTGGGATATCAGTTGTATGGTGATTTGGTGCTGCCTTCCCCCAAAGAGACTTTTAGCACGGTAGTCGGGTTTTTTAGCGATGAATATATTATAAAAGATATGATCCTTACGCTCACAAGAGCCATCATAGGATTTGCCGCTGCCTTGGTGCTTGGTTCTGTTTTGGGGCTTATGGCGGGATTTTTTGCCACCGCTTCTGTTATGAGCAGGCCTGTTGTTACTATTTTGGTGGGAATGCCTCCGATCGCCTGGGTGGTGCTTGCGATGATATGGTTTGGTATGGGGGATACCAGCGTGATCTTTACGGTGGTTATCGCTTCCTTTCCGATCGTTTTTGTCGGCGCCATGCAGGGAACCAGAACGATAGAAGGGGAACTTAAAGAGATGGTGGACAGTTTTGGATTGTCACTGTGGCAGAAATTTACCAATCTCTATTTTCCGCATATTTTCTCCTATATTTTTCCTGCCTGGGTAAGTGGTTTGGGAATGAGCTGGAAAATAGTGGTGATGGCTGAGCTATTAAGCAGCAGTGACGGTATAGGGGCAGCTTTGGCCGTGGCAAGAAGTCAGCTCGATACAACCGTTGCGCTTGCGTTGGTGGTGGTGATGATAGGATCGCTTTTGTTCTTGGAGTATATTGTATTGGAACCTATTAAAAAAGAGGTAGAAGCATGGAGAGACTAG
- a CDS encoding ABC transporter substrate-binding protein — protein MKIVMLVFLAQTIISADQKNIVLSGPIATASHPFFKIIEDNSLSDVASNVEFKVWNNPDELRAMLLNRQVDFVAIPTNVAANLYNKKIPLELMNVSVWGILDIVSRDFTIKSIEDLKGKEVVIPFRGDMPDIIFQALLKKAGINSKKDVTLKFVPTPPDAVTSLMLRQSDTVLLAEPATSMVMRKTGSFPLKLVAPEIKRVLNIEDEWGRVTGTTNKLPIAGIATFADMDEHTKKRVDEEYKKALEWYKQNPKEAAELTAKYLKMFDKEVIEDSIGFVKLEYKNAQDSKEECERFFSEILEIEPKLIGKKLPESEFYSK, from the coding sequence ATCAAAATAGTGATGCTGGTTTTTTTAGCGCAAACCATTATTTCTGCAGATCAGAAAAATATAGTATTAAGCGGTCCAATCGCAACCGCATCTCACCCATTTTTTAAAATCATTGAAGATAACAGCTTAAGCGATGTCGCATCGAATGTTGAGTTTAAAGTATGGAACAATCCCGATGAGCTTAGAGCGATGCTTCTTAACAGACAAGTTGATTTTGTAGCAATTCCGACCAATGTGGCCGCAAACTTATATAACAAAAAAATCCCGTTGGAGCTTATGAATGTTTCAGTTTGGGGAATTTTGGATATTGTAAGCAGGGATTTTACTATCAAAAGCATAGAAGATTTGAAAGGCAAAGAGGTGGTGATACCGTTTAGGGGGGATATGCCCGATATCATCTTTCAAGCCTTGCTAAAAAAAGCAGGAATAAACAGCAAAAAAGATGTAACGCTCAAGTTTGTCCCAACACCTCCTGATGCGGTTACATCGCTGATGCTTAGACAAAGCGACACGGTGCTTTTGGCTGAGCCTGCTACATCTATGGTGATGAGAAAGACAGGCTCATTTCCTTTGAAACTTGTAGCGCCCGAGATCAAGAGAGTGCTCAATATAGAAGATGAATGGGGCAGGGTTACAGGCACAACAAATAAATTGCCCATAGCGGGTATCGCAACATTTGCAGACATGGATGAACATACCAAAAAAAGAGTAGACGAAGAGTATAAAAAAGCGCTTGAGTGGTATAAACAAAATCCGAAAGAGGCGGCCGAATTGACCGCGAAGTATTTGAAGATGTTTGACAAAGAGGTGATCGAAGACTCCATAGGATTTGTAAAACTTGAATATAAAAATGCGCAGGATTCTAAAGAGGAGTGTGAACGTTTTTTTAGTGAAATTTTGGAGATAGAGCCTAAGCTTATAGGCAAAAAACTGCCAGAAAGTGAGTTTTACAGCAAATGA
- a CDS encoding AraC family transcriptional regulator produces MKKETLKKRTKIANNIMYYIYTHIDTHIDIEELSRDLCISKFHMHRIFKEAFGKNIYENIKSIRLQKASNLLLTNKFSTISAIANMCGYSSQSSFIKAFAERFEMTPKIWRNGGYRTYSNQILQQSKMAMESDADFSTLMPSIVKMPVFESYYIRNRGYNVNIKQAWQKLHTWILNNEISNYRQIALFHDNPTITPLEECQYIACVVVENERNIPNDRLPKFKISDGVYAKFDLQGKQGDILKMIHWVYHEWLPASEYETTTKPSYVIYAKNNFLSEDNTFDLSFYVSIKF; encoded by the coding sequence ATGAAAAAAGAGACATTGAAAAAAAGAACAAAAATCGCAAACAATATTATGTACTATATTTATACCCATATAGATACGCATATAGACATTGAAGAGCTAAGCAGGGACCTTTGCATAAGCAAATTCCATATGCATAGGATATTTAAAGAGGCTTTCGGAAAAAATATCTATGAAAACATCAAATCAATCCGGCTTCAAAAAGCTTCCAATCTGTTGCTGACCAATAAATTTTCGACTATTTCCGCCATAGCAAATATGTGCGGCTACAGTTCCCAGTCCTCTTTTATAAAAGCATTTGCGGAACGTTTTGAAATGACCCCGAAAATATGGAGAAACGGGGGGTATAGAACGTATTCAAATCAAATCCTGCAGCAATCCAAAATGGCTATGGAGTCAGATGCTGATTTTAGTACACTGATGCCGTCAATAGTTAAAATGCCTGTGTTTGAAAGTTATTATATACGCAACAGGGGGTATAACGTTAACATCAAGCAGGCGTGGCAAAAACTTCACACATGGATACTCAATAATGAGATCTCCAACTATAGGCAAATCGCTCTTTTTCATGATAATCCGACAATTACCCCTCTTGAAGAATGTCAATACATCGCCTGCGTGGTCGTTGAAAATGAAAGAAATATTCCCAATGACCGTTTGCCGAAATTCAAAATATCTGATGGGGTTTATGCAAAATTTGATTTGCAAGGCAAACAGGGAGATATTTTGAAAATGATACATTGGGTCTATCATGAATGGCTTCCGGCAAGCGAATACGAAACAACGACCAAGCCTTCTTATGTGATTTACGCTAAAAATAATTTTCTCTCAGAAGACAATACGTTTGATTTAAGTTTTTATGTTTCAATCAAATTTTGA
- a CDS encoding acetyl-CoA carboxylase biotin carboxylase subunit: MKKITKILVANRGEIALRIIRACKELDIKSVAMFSEVDIEGLWVRKADECYPILGNPLDAYLNYEKVITLALKSGCDAIHPGYGFLSENAEFAKACEENGLIFIGPKPEHIALFGDKMASKVAMKEIGVPVLEGTDEPIIDIKEGIKISKEIGFPVIIKAAFGGGGRGMRIVRNEKDFTELFESATSEAKKYFGKGDVFIEKYVEHPRHIEVQIVADKHGNVVHLGERDCSIQRRHQKVIEIAPSPRLNENVRRELYRISTKAMFKLGYESVGTIEFLVDAQDNIYFIEMNTRVQVEHPVTELISGIDIIQRMIEIAEGDKLKFLQEEIKFRGYAIEFRINAEDPKKNFFPAAGKITNYIAPGGPGVRMDSGLYSGYTVPANYDSMLGKLIIWSLDWQGAVKKARRALDEFFIDGLPTNIPLHREIVRDQDFIDGKFDTGYLDEKLEHFKLDAINHIEDEEKRLKEITQLIEMIKNKNITVR, translated from the coding sequence ATGAAAAAAATTACAAAAATCCTGGTAGCCAATCGAGGCGAAATAGCCTTGAGAATCATCAGAGCGTGCAAAGAGCTTGACATAAAAAGTGTGGCCATGTTTTCAGAGGTGGACATAGAAGGACTGTGGGTAAGAAAGGCTGATGAATGCTATCCTATCTTGGGCAATCCTCTTGATGCCTATCTTAACTACGAAAAAGTCATAACCCTTGCTCTTAAATCAGGATGCGACGCGATACATCCCGGATATGGGTTTTTATCGGAAAATGCCGAATTTGCGAAAGCCTGCGAAGAAAACGGACTCATTTTCATCGGTCCAAAACCGGAACATATTGCACTCTTTGGAGACAAAATGGCATCAAAAGTTGCCATGAAAGAGATCGGCGTGCCTGTTTTGGAGGGAACGGATGAGCCTATTATTGATATCAAAGAAGGAATTAAAATCTCCAAAGAGATCGGTTTTCCTGTTATTATCAAAGCAGCGTTTGGCGGCGGCGGAAGAGGAATGCGTATCGTAAGAAACGAAAAGGATTTTACTGAACTCTTTGAATCCGCTACCTCCGAAGCCAAAAAGTATTTTGGCAAAGGGGATGTATTTATCGAAAAGTATGTTGAGCATCCAAGACATATCGAAGTGCAAATTGTTGCAGACAAACACGGCAACGTGGTGCATTTGGGTGAAAGAGACTGCTCCATCCAAAGAAGACACCAAAAGGTCATCGAAATCGCTCCTTCTCCCAGACTAAATGAGAATGTCCGAAGAGAACTCTACAGAATATCCACCAAAGCCATGTTTAAACTAGGCTATGAAAGTGTAGGAACCATCGAATTTTTGGTAGATGCGCAGGATAATATCTATTTTATCGAGATGAATACCAGAGTTCAAGTAGAGCACCCGGTCACCGAGCTTATTTCCGGCATTGACATCATACAAAGAATGATAGAGATAGCTGAAGGAGATAAATTAAAATTTTTACAAGAAGAGATCAAATTTAGAGGATATGCCATCGAGTTTCGCATCAATGCTGAAGACCCCAAAAAGAACTTCTTTCCGGCCGCAGGCAAAATCACCAACTATATAGCGCCCGGCGGTCCGGGAGTTCGGATGGATAGCGGACTCTACAGCGGATACACCGTTCCTGCAAACTATGATTCTATGCTTGGAAAATTGATTATTTGGTCTTTGGACTGGCAAGGAGCAGTGAAAAAAGCACGAAGGGCTTTGGATGAGTTTTTCATTGATGGCCTTCCTACCAATATTCCTCTGCATAGAGAAATCGTCAGGGATCAGGACTTTATCGACGGAAAATTCGATACCGGTTATCTGGATGAAAAATTGGAGCATTTCAAGCTGGATGCCATCAATCATATCGAAGATGAAGAAAAACGGCTCAAAGAGATTACGCAATTGATTGAAATGATTAAAAACAAAAATATCACCGTAAGATAA
- a CDS encoding pyridine nucleotide-disulfide oxidoreductase: MNKKVVVIGGGYGGLRAVEFLAKHKDIDITLIDKHPYHYLQTEAYGYIAGRFDMHDIVIDLQEWCDGFRKKVNFICEKAMSADFDAQCVQTCNSTIPYDYLVIATGAKTNFFSFIQGLREHSYGVKDLHRTYNFRVEFENLIYKKLQDRKSHEEINLAIGGAGLSGVEVAAEMANTIEMYKKTIGSRVKTIKIYLIDASETILPGMSDFLIRNTQKRLESLGVNILVNTFIERVDETHIYFKNSQKLKYHFMIFTGGIKASSLNDSITEAPKNKISQFIPTRELTIGNTKNVFAIGDCVEIKDAKGNMLPPTAQTAERSAEYVANTIRKKIDKKSIQSFDATVLGIFIALGGRWAAGELFGVIKVKGYAAYLLKKAITHIYYIGLHLRINAGYKNRIKDPR, encoded by the coding sequence TTGAACAAAAAAGTAGTAGTTATCGGTGGCGGATACGGCGGACTTCGCGCTGTAGAATTTTTAGCAAAACACAAAGATATAGATATAACACTCATAGATAAACATCCCTATCACTATCTTCAGACAGAAGCATACGGCTATATCGCCGGCAGATTTGATATGCATGATATCGTGATCGATCTGCAAGAATGGTGTGACGGATTCAGGAAAAAAGTAAACTTTATATGCGAAAAAGCCATGTCGGCTGATTTTGACGCCCAGTGTGTACAGACCTGCAACAGTACCATCCCTTATGATTATCTGGTGATTGCCACAGGCGCCAAAACAAACTTTTTTTCATTTATCCAAGGACTGAGAGAACACAGTTACGGCGTTAAAGATTTGCACAGAACATACAACTTCAGAGTAGAATTTGAAAATTTGATTTATAAAAAACTGCAAGATAGAAAAAGTCATGAAGAGATCAATTTGGCTATCGGCGGAGCCGGACTTAGCGGTGTTGAAGTGGCCGCCGAGATGGCAAATACTATCGAAATGTATAAAAAAACGATAGGAAGCAGAGTCAAAACTATCAAAATCTATCTCATCGATGCAAGCGAAACCATTCTTCCTGGAATGAGCGATTTTTTAATACGCAATACCCAAAAAAGACTGGAATCTTTGGGCGTCAACATTCTTGTGAATACTTTTATTGAAAGAGTGGATGAAACGCATATCTATTTTAAGAATTCTCAAAAATTAAAATACCATTTCATGATTTTTACAGGCGGGATTAAAGCCTCAAGTCTCAACGACTCCATCACGGAGGCTCCAAAAAATAAAATTTCCCAATTCATACCAACCCGGGAACTCACTATAGGCAACACAAAAAATGTTTTTGCTATCGGTGATTGTGTCGAGATTAAAGACGCAAAAGGCAATATGCTCCCTCCAACTGCCCAAACCGCAGAAAGAAGCGCCGAGTATGTGGCCAATACTATTCGCAAAAAAATAGATAAAAAGAGTATTCAATCTTTCGATGCAACAGTGCTTGGAATTTTTATTGCTCTTGGCGGAAGATGGGCAGCGGGTGAACTTTTTGGTGTCATAAAAGTAAAAGGGTATGCGGCTTATCTGCTAAAAAAAGCCATAACACACATCTATTACATCGGTCTTCACCTTCGCATAAATGCGGGTTACAAAAATAGAATAAAAGATCCAAGATAA
- a CDS encoding ABC transporter, whose protein sequence is MFNQKENDSTESELEDFADEFKTEEVNDPFAGYNKAMTRFNDSVYEHALKPVANGYNHTVPLWAQESVRNFFNNIYFPVRFVNSVVQGKFSGAIEETQRFVINSTMGILGLFDPAKSYFKINAHEEDFGQTLGYYGVEGGPHIVLPLLGPSNLRDTISLYPDALLSPLDYTERSYPTLTDTWAEFVSAKSLEEVNRVSLDMENYEKMKKDAVDLYPYLRDAYEQYRKKQIEE, encoded by the coding sequence ATTTTTAATCAAAAAGAAAACGATAGCACAGAAAGCGAATTGGAAGATTTTGCCGATGAGTTTAAAACAGAAGAGGTGAATGATCCTTTTGCCGGCTACAATAAAGCCATGACACGTTTTAATGACAGTGTATATGAGCATGCACTCAAGCCTGTTGCAAACGGCTACAATCATACAGTGCCTCTTTGGGCACAAGAGAGTGTAAGAAATTTTTTCAATAACATTTACTTTCCCGTGAGATTTGTAAACAGTGTAGTGCAAGGGAAATTTTCCGGCGCCATCGAAGAGACGCAACGGTTTGTCATCAATAGTACCATGGGTATATTGGGGCTTTTTGATCCTGCAAAGAGTTATTTTAAGATTAACGCGCATGAAGAGGATTTTGGCCAGACGCTTGGATATTACGGTGTTGAAGGCGGGCCGCATATCGTTCTGCCGCTTCTTGGACCTTCAAATCTCAGAGATACGATAAGCCTTTATCCCGACGCACTTTTGAGCCCTCTTGATTATACAGAGCGGAGCTACCCGACACTGACGGATACATGGGCTGAATTTGTATCTGCAAAATCACTCGAAGAGGTCAATCGTGTTTCGCTTGATATGGAAAATTACGAAAAAATGAAAAAAGATGCAGTGGATTTGTATCCTTATCTAAGAGATGCCTATGAGCAGTATAGAAAAAAACAGATCGAGGAATAA
- a CDS encoding septal ring lytic transglycosylase RlpA family lipoprotein — protein MYKLIHWFAILCSVSLFFAGCSQSPKPHAKPVIAKDSLEAIAYDEKDYRIDEKAKIEIGNASYYATCMNGRRTASGEVCNLSLHTAAHRTLPFGTMIRVTMLQNGKSVIAKVNDRGPHSKGRVVDLSLAAARKIGMIRAGIAKVKVEKLEEL, from the coding sequence ATGTATAAACTCATCCATTGGTTTGCCATTTTGTGCTCTGTGTCTCTTTTTTTTGCAGGCTGCAGTCAGTCACCTAAACCCCATGCAAAACCGGTCATAGCCAAAGATTCTTTGGAGGCAATTGCTTATGACGAAAAGGATTATCGTATTGACGAAAAAGCAAAAATTGAAATTGGCAATGCTTCTTATTATGCCACGTGCATGAATGGAAGGCGCACGGCAAGCGGTGAAGTATGCAATCTCAGCCTCCATACAGCAGCACACCGTACATTGCCTTTTGGAACGATGATACGTGTCACTATGCTTCAAAACGGAAAAAGCGTAATAGCCAAAGTCAACGACAGAGGACCTCACAGCAAAGGAAGAGTAGTTGATCTCTCACTTGCCGCTGCCCGCAAGATAGGAATGATTCGCGCAGGTATTGCGAAAGTTAAAGTGGAGAAACTCGAAGAGTTGTAA
- a CDS encoding Retron-type reverse transcriptase: MGRKYRNLFSEIVDIDNLRNAYIKAVRGGNRYTASHLAFKENLEANLYLLQQKIISGSYMHGPYHTFKVYEPKERMISSLPFRDRIVQHAVNNILQPIFEKMFYPHSYACRPGRGTHRGVRAVQSTIRKLEQNGTVYYLKMDFSKYFHSIDRGILFSEIQKKITDKRALELLKLFGDEKGVGIPIGNLLSQLFANIYGHIFDRFIKTRLKAKYYFRYMDDTVILSHDKQGLYRFKRALSLFSRIFMRLKFSKWYISPISRPLNFLGYRITARYKLIRKDSVVRAKRKIKLYKRKNDIKKLKLFLASWGGHIRSADSFNLKNYIKKEVLYAR, from the coding sequence GTGGGACGCAAATATAGAAACCTTTTCAGCGAGATCGTTGATATAGACAATCTTAGAAATGCTTACATAAAAGCAGTGAGGGGCGGAAATAGATATACGGCATCCCACCTTGCCTTTAAAGAGAACCTAGAAGCGAATCTGTACTTGCTTCAACAGAAAATCATTAGCGGTAGCTATATGCACGGACCATATCACACATTCAAAGTATATGAACCAAAAGAGCGAATGATCAGCTCTCTGCCGTTTAGGGATAGGATTGTGCAGCATGCGGTTAATAATATTCTTCAGCCTATTTTTGAGAAGATGTTTTATCCGCATAGCTATGCGTGCAGACCAGGTCGTGGAACCCATAGAGGCGTCAGGGCAGTACAATCGACAATTAGGAAGCTTGAACAAAATGGCACAGTGTATTACCTGAAGATGGACTTCAGTAAGTATTTTCACTCTATCGACAGAGGCATACTGTTTAGTGAGATACAAAAGAAGATAACAGACAAAAGGGCGTTGGAACTTCTAAAGCTTTTTGGTGATGAGAAAGGAGTTGGTATCCCCATAGGAAACCTTCTTAGTCAATTGTTTGCAAACATATATGGTCATATATTTGACAGGTTTATAAAAACAAGACTTAAGGCAAAGTACTATTTTCGGTATATGGACGATACGGTGATCTTATCACATGATAAACAAGGGCTTTATAGGTTTAAAAGAGCATTGTCTCTGTTTTCTCGTATTTTTATGCGCTTAAAATTTAGCAAGTGGTATATCAGTCCAATATCACGGCCATTAAACTTTTTGGGCTACCGGATAACAGCAAGATACAAGCTAATAAGAAAAGACAGTGTGGTGCGTGCAAAGCGAAAAATAAAGCTTTACAAGCGAAAAAATGACATAAAAAAGCTAAAGCTATTCCTTGCGTCTTGGGGCGGACACATAAGAAGCGCGGATAGTTTTAACCTAAAAAATTACATCAAAAAGGAGGTTTTATATGCGAGGTGA